A single window of Deltaproteobacteria bacterium DNA harbors:
- a CDS encoding four helix bundle protein, which produces MRDREAERQGCREAKMQRSREEAEKQRGREVTKFEKKPIKTYRDLNVYQQSFHLALEIYQITTTFPEEERYSLVDQMRRASRSIPANLAEGWAKRRHEKIFKRHLVDCLGSCEEMKIWLEFGMKFNYIEEDKYTKLTGKYAEIGAMLSSLAQKWQIF; this is translated from the coding sequence ATGAGAGACAGAGAGGCGGAGAGGCAGGGATGCAGAGAGGCAAAGATGCAGAGAAGCAGAGAAGAGGCAGAGAAACAGAGAGGCAGAGAGGTGACAAAATTTGAAAAAAAACCGATCAAGACTTATCGTGATCTCAATGTCTATCAACAATCATTTCATCTAGCCTTGGAAATCTATCAAATCACGACAACATTCCCGGAAGAAGAACGCTATTCTCTCGTTGATCAAATGCGAAGGGCCTCTCGTTCCATTCCTGCAAATTTGGCAGAAGGATGGGCTAAAAGAAGACACGAAAAAATATTCAAACGCCATCTTGTTGATTGCCTCGGTTCCTGTGAAGAAATGAAGATATGGTTGGAATTTGGAATGAAGTTTAATTATATTGAAGAGGACAAATACACTAAATTAACGGGGAAATATGCAGAAATAGGGGCAATGCTATCAAGCTTAGCCCAAAAGTGGCAGATTTTTTAA
- the gatA gene encoding Asp-tRNA(Asn)/Glu-tRNA(Gln) amidotransferase subunit GatA, which translates to MKLKELSEKLAKKEISSLELTQNYFKRIHKFNSQLNCYITLCEEAALKQAKESDARRTNGKILSSLDGIPIALKDIFITEGIKTTCASKILENYIPPFDGSTSKAFKNAGAVLLGKLNMDEFAMGSSNEFSSFGPVNNPWNLEYIPGGSSGGSAAATAADLCAATMGTDTGGSIRQPASLCNIVGLKPTYGRITRYGIIAFASSLDQAGPMTKDITDSALMMNAVSGFDAKDSTSLNEPVPDYTKNLGKSIKGLKLGIPKEYFIDGIDSEVADAVRLAAKKFEELGAEVQEISLPHTRYAVPTYYIIAPAEASANLARYDGVRYGRRAKDPEDLLDLYEKSRTQGFGAEVTLRIVIGTYVLSTGYYDAYYLKAQKVRTCIKNDFLNAFQKVDAIITPTAPTPAFRLKERTDDPLKMYLSDIFTIPANLAGLPALSLPCGFSNAGLPIGMQLIGKHLDEACLLQFGFAYEQATDWHLREPSL; encoded by the coding sequence ATGAAGCTTAAAGAGCTTTCCGAAAAATTGGCAAAAAAAGAAATTTCATCCCTTGAGTTGACGCAGAACTATTTCAAAAGAATTCACAAATTTAATTCCCAACTTAATTGTTACATCACCCTGTGCGAAGAAGCGGCCTTGAAACAAGCCAAAGAATCCGACGCCAGACGCACCAACGGAAAAATTCTCAGTTCCCTCGATGGTATCCCCATCGCTCTGAAAGATATTTTTATCACCGAAGGAATCAAAACAACTTGCGCCTCCAAAATTCTTGAAAATTATATTCCCCCTTTTGATGGAAGCACCTCCAAAGCTTTTAAAAACGCGGGTGCCGTGTTGCTTGGAAAATTGAATATGGATGAATTTGCGATGGGCTCTTCCAATGAGTTCTCCTCCTTCGGTCCCGTCAACAATCCGTGGAATTTGGAATATATCCCGGGCGGTTCCAGCGGCGGTTCCGCGGCCGCCACAGCGGCTGATCTTTGCGCGGCCACGATGGGAACCGACACCGGTGGTTCGATTCGTCAACCCGCCAGTCTCTGCAATATTGTGGGACTCAAACCGACCTACGGCAGAATCACGCGCTATGGCATCATCGCGTTTGCTTCCTCGCTGGATCAGGCGGGACCCATGACCAAAGATATCACCGACTCTGCGTTGATGATGAATGCTGTTTCCGGTTTCGACGCAAAAGATTCAACATCTCTGAACGAGCCGGTTCCCGATTACACAAAAAATTTGGGAAAATCGATCAAAGGATTGAAACTGGGAATCCCCAAAGAATATTTTATCGACGGCATTGATTCTGAAGTGGCCGATGCCGTTCGACTTGCCGCCAAAAAATTTGAGGAATTGGGCGCGGAGGTTCAAGAGATTAGCCTCCCCCACACGCGCTATGCGGTTCCCACCTATTATATTATTGCGCCGGCCGAGGCGAGCGCCAACCTCGCGCGTTACGATGGGGTACGCTATGGCAGGCGCGCCAAAGATCCCGAAGACCTTCTCGATCTTTACGAAAAATCGCGCACGCAGGGTTTTGGAGCGGAAGTCACACTGAGAATTGTCATCGGCACTTATGTTTTATCAACCGGTTATTACGACGCCTATTATTTAAAAGCGCAAAAAGTACGCACCTGCATCAAAAACGATTTTCTAAATGCTTTTCAAAAAGTGGATGCCATCATAACTCCCACGGCACCCACTCCCGCTTTTCGCTTAAAAGAAAGAACCGATGATCCCTTAAAAATGTATCTTTCGGATATTTTCACAATCCCCGCGAATCTGGCGGGACTGCCGGCATTGTCGCTTCCCTGCGGTTTTTCCAACGCGGGTCTTCCTATCGGCATGCAATTGATTGGCAAACATCTGGATGAGGCATGCCTTTTGCAATTTGGGTTTGCCTATGAACAAGCAACCGACTGGCACTTGAGGGAACCTTCTTTATGA
- the gatC gene encoding Asp-tRNA(Asn)/Glu-tRNA(Gln) amidotransferase subunit GatC, which produces MASRSPRYKMKKTIEKMAHLARLKFPEEELNRFTKKAEHILEYIEILKEIDTTKMEPTSHATFTVNAFREDQVQKFEKPEKIIDIAPVHDHNLFEVPQVIDEA; this is translated from the coding sequence GTGGCGAGTCGTTCCCCCCGATATAAAATGAAAAAAACCATCGAAAAAATGGCGCATCTGGCGAGACTCAAGTTTCCGGAAGAAGAGCTCAATCGTTTTACAAAAAAAGCGGAACATATTCTGGAATATATCGAAATACTCAAAGAAATTGACACAACCAAAATGGAACCCACCTCCCACGCAACCTTTACTGTGAATGCTTTTCGCGAAGATCAGGTTCAAAAATTTGAGAAACCGGAAAAAATAATTGATATCGCTCCGGTACATGATCATAATCTTTTTGAAGTCCCGCAGGTGATCGATGAAGCTTAA
- a CDS encoding zf-TFIIB domain-containing protein produces MIQKPHEAEEEYFAKLEAEKKRKLAEKKRSELKTKEIETLKETHQMRCANCGFELDTIVFKGISINKCFHCDGVFLNKEAFETLCGQDNNVLTRLLSIFEYK; encoded by the coding sequence ATGATTCAAAAACCTCACGAAGCGGAAGAAGAATATTTTGCAAAATTGGAGGCCGAAAAGAAACGAAAGTTGGCCGAAAAAAAGCGCTCCGAATTAAAAACAAAAGAAATTGAAACCTTGAAAGAGACGCACCAGATGCGGTGCGCCAACTGCGGTTTTGAACTCGATACAATCGTTTTCAAGGGAATTTCCATCAACAAATGTTTTCACTGTGACGGAGTTTTTTTGAATAAAGAGGCCTTTGAAACTCTTTGCGGACAGGACAACAATGTCCTCACGCGGCTTTTGTCCATTTTTGAATATAAATGA